TGAAGAAAAGCCGGTTCTCGACGCGAAGGGCAAGCCCGTGATGGAAAAAGACCCGAAGACCAAGAAGAAGGTCGCGAAGGTCGAACAAGTCGCCGTCATGGAAAAGGTCCAGACCGAGCATCAGGATACTATCATGGTGGACCAGGTGGTCCTCCAGAGCGACCCGAAACTCGCTTCGGGCCTGTCTCAGTTCTTCTCTTACATCGGCAACGTGTTCAAGGGTGACCTCGGCCTTTCTTACAGCCAGTACCCGAAGCCGGTTGTCGAAATTATCAAGGAATCCCTCCCGTGGACTCTTGCGATCCAGGCCCCGACTATTATCCTCGGCTGGATTGTGGGTAACCTCCTCGGTGCTTTCGCTGCCTACAAGCGCGGAATCTTCGACAAGGTGTTCTTCCCCTGCGCCATGTTCCTCAACGGCGTGCCGTTCTTCGTGTTCGGTATGTTGCTCGTGGCGCTCTTCTCCATCACGCTTGGCTGGTTCCCGGCCATGGGCGCCTACAGCCCGGATATTCCGGAGCTCACGTTCAGCTGGAGTTGCATCAAGAGCGTCGGGTTCTACTACGTCCTTCCGTTCTTCTCGGTGTTCCCGATCCTTCTCTCGGGTCAGGCAACCGGTATGCGTTCCATGTCCATCTATGAACTTGGTACCGACTACATGAAGTATGCGAAGTGGCTGGGTCTCCGTGAAGGCAAGATCATCAGCTACGTGTTCCGCAACGCCATGCTCCCGCAGCTCACTGGTCTTGCCCAGAGCCTCGGTGCGATGGTGGGCGGCGCCCTCATTACCGAAATGATCTTCTCTTACCCGGGCCTCGGTATGGCGATGCTTACTGCCATCCAGCAGAACGACTACGCGACGATTCAGGGCTGCACGCTCATGATTTCGACCTGCGTGCTCGTTGCTAACTTCGCTGTCGACGTTTTGATTGCCGTCTTCGACCCGCGTGTCAAGGCCGGTCTCCAGATGGGAGGTAAGTAATCATGGGTAAACTTCTTAGAAATCTTCTCAAGTCCCCGATGTTCGTGATCGGCGTGTCCATTTTCTTCATCACGCTCTTGATCGCTTTCTTCGGCCCCCTCTTCTATCATGTGGATATCAACGCCCGCGACATGATGGCCGGCCCCTATGCCGGTTCCAGCGCTGACCACCTGCTCGGTACGGACCACCTTGGCCGCGACTACGTTTCGCTGCTCATCGCCGGTCTCCGTTCCTCGCTCTATGTGGGTCTTGTCGCCGGTGTGATTGCGACGACGATTGGTGTGCTTGTCGGCCTGTTCGGCGGTTTCCGCGGCGGCTGGATTGATGAAGTCCTCAACATGCTCACCAACATCTTCATCGTGATTCCGCAGTTCGTGATTCTCGTGCTCATCAGCTCCGCTGTGAAGGACGGACG
This portion of the Fibrobacter sp. genome encodes:
- a CDS encoding ABC transporter permease; the protein is MLRYVLQKAFWYLLTFVVAVAINFALPRMGENNPVDIIMGKAAQGLTPDQAKLKKEALLKAFGMAELDDQGNVVYEPEVDANGQVKTIKVPKLDEQGKPVFRVIKDVDAEGNPVMVERQKLDEQGNPVFEEKPVLDAKGKPVMEKDPKTKKKVAKVEQVAVMEKVQTEHQDTIMVDQVVLQSDPKLASGLSQFFSYIGNVFKGDLGLSYSQYPKPVVEIIKESLPWTLAIQAPTIILGWIVGNLLGAFAAYKRGIFDKVFFPCAMFLNGVPFFVFGMLLVALFSITLGWFPAMGAYSPDIPELTFSWSCIKSVGFYYVLPFFSVFPILLSGQATGMRSMSIYELGTDYMKYAKWLGLREGKIISYVFRNAMLPQLTGLAQSLGAMVGGALITEMIFSYPGLGMAMLTAIQQNDYATIQGCTLMISTCVLVANFAVDVLIAVFDPRVKAGLQMGGK